The following are encoded in a window of Acidobacteriota bacterium genomic DNA:
- a CDS encoding aconitate hydratase, producing MGENLAAKILEAHLVQGELKPGSEIAIRIDHALLQDATGTMAMLEFMALGAERVGIELAAQYIDHNLLQTDNRNADDHAFLTTAAQRFGLHLSRAGNGVSHQVHLERFGVPGRILLGADSHTPTAAGLGMLAIGAGGLDVAIAMAGHPFHLACPAIWGIRLTGRLQPWVSGKDVILEMLRRHTVEGGLGKIIEYYGPGVETLSATDRGTIGNMGAELGATSSLFPSDRRTREFLESEGRGSAWQPLAADPDAAYDEYDEIDLSRVEPLIARPSSPGNVVPVAEAAGTPVDQVIIGSSVNSSFRDLMTVCRILEGRRIAPRISLNINPGSRQVLENVAARGGVLMLLRAGAQIHQPGCLGCIGMGQAPGTGQVSLRTFPRNFPGRSGTRDDRVYLCSPETAAAAALFGRITDPRKLGELLPWPAVTNPERYLLDDAGILFPLPPEQAARVEVVTGPNIVPLPRFDELPEELEASVILKVGDDISTDTIMPAGNRVLPLRSNIPAISRFVFEPLDPGFAERARTRANGVVIGGENYGQGSSREHAALAPRCLGIRAKIAKSIARIHKANLVNFGILPLTFRNPSDYDLVRQDDTVLFPGVRHLVAAGASEIPVRIGGREIVAILDVSDRDRRKLLAGGALNFVKHAGARNT from the coding sequence GTGGGCGAGAACCTGGCTGCGAAAATCCTCGAGGCGCACCTGGTGCAGGGGGAACTGAAACCGGGATCCGAGATCGCGATCCGGATCGATCACGCCCTGCTGCAGGACGCCACGGGTACCATGGCGATGCTGGAGTTCATGGCCCTGGGGGCCGAACGGGTGGGCATCGAGCTGGCGGCGCAGTACATCGACCACAACCTGCTTCAGACCGACAACCGGAACGCCGACGATCACGCTTTCCTGACGACGGCGGCGCAGCGTTTCGGCCTCCACCTTTCCCGGGCGGGGAACGGAGTCTCGCACCAGGTGCACCTGGAACGCTTCGGCGTCCCGGGCAGGATCCTGCTCGGCGCCGATTCCCACACCCCGACGGCGGCCGGCCTCGGGATGCTGGCCATCGGCGCCGGCGGCCTGGATGTGGCGATCGCCATGGCGGGGCACCCGTTCCATCTCGCCTGCCCGGCGATCTGGGGGATCCGGCTCACCGGAAGGCTCCAGCCCTGGGTATCGGGAAAGGACGTGATCCTGGAGATGCTCCGCCGCCATACGGTCGAGGGGGGGCTCGGGAAGATCATCGAGTATTACGGGCCCGGCGTGGAAACCCTGTCGGCCACCGATCGCGGCACCATCGGCAACATGGGCGCCGAACTCGGGGCCACCTCTTCGCTCTTTCCTTCCGACCGCCGGACCCGGGAGTTCCTGGAGTCCGAGGGGCGGGGTTCCGCCTGGCAGCCGCTCGCCGCCGACCCGGATGCCGCCTACGACGAGTACGACGAGATCGACCTCTCGCGGGTGGAGCCCCTGATCGCCCGCCCTTCCTCCCCCGGCAACGTCGTGCCCGTCGCCGAGGCGGCGGGCACCCCGGTCGACCAGGTGATCATCGGGAGTTCGGTCAATTCCTCCTTTCGCGACCTGATGACCGTCTGCCGGATCCTGGAGGGAAGGCGCATCGCGCCCCGCATCTCCCTGAACATCAACCCGGGGAGCCGGCAGGTGCTCGAGAACGTCGCGGCCCGGGGGGGCGTGCTGATGCTGCTGCGGGCCGGAGCCCAGATTCACCAGCCCGGCTGCCTCGGGTGCATAGGCATGGGGCAGGCGCCGGGGACGGGCCAGGTGTCCCTGCGGACCTTCCCCCGGAACTTCCCCGGCCGCAGCGGCACCCGGGACGACCGGGTGTATCTCTGCTCGCCGGAAACCGCGGCGGCGGCCGCTCTCTTCGGCCGGATCACCGATCCGCGCAAACTCGGGGAGCTGCTGCCGTGGCCGGCGGTGACGAACCCGGAAAGATATCTCCTGGACGACGCGGGCATCCTGTTCCCGCTCCCGCCGGAACAGGCCGCGCGGGTGGAGGTGGTGACAGGCCCGAATATCGTCCCGCTCCCGCGGTTCGACGAGCTTCCGGAGGAGCTAGAGGCTTCCGTAATCCTGAAAGTGGGCGACGACATCTCCACCGATACCATCATGCCGGCCGGGAACCGGGTCTTGCCGTTGCGCAGCAATATCCCCGCCATCAGCAGGTTCGTCTTCGAGCCGCTCGACCCCGGATTCGCGGAGCGGGCGCGGACCCGGGCGAACGGGGTGGTGATCGGGGGGGAGAACTACGGCCAGGGGTCGTCGCGGGAGCACGCGGCCCTCGCCCCCCGCTGCCTGGGGATCCGGGCTAAGATCGCCAAGAGCATCGCCCGCATCCACAAGGCCAACCTGGTCAACTTCGGCATCCTGCCGCTGACGTTCAGGAATCCCTCGGACTACGACCTCGTACGCCAGGACGATACGGTCCTGTTCCCGGGGGTGAGACATCTCGTCGCCGCGGGGGCGTCCGAGATCCCGGTCAGGATCGGCGGGCGGGAAATCGTCGCGATCCTGGACGTCTCCGATCGCGACCGGCGGAAACTCCTGGCCGGGGGCGCGCTCAATTTCGTGAAGCACGCGGGCGCCCGGAACACGTAA
- a CDS encoding cytochrome C, with product MNIPGRFPLLFPWTLALLYCALPAAASECVDCHATTSPGIVNDWKISRHGAIGLDCAACHGNLHHSAADAALARIPGPETCAPCHAERVRQYKAGKHALAWAAMKSMPTMHWQPAGATEGVKGCGGCHKIGVKTEDDLRLIKQDSPGFGTASCDACHTRHTFSVVEARQPQACRTCHMGFDHAQWEMYSASKHGVRLLLKQGGVLPDTAAAPACQTCHMPEGNHEVRTAWGFLGLRFPMPEDPQWEEDVSTILQALHILGEDKNTTSRLLVVQGAQMARLNREEWQRERDRMLAACSRCHSGNFARGELAKGDFMIREADRVMAEAIRTVAALYRDGILEKPESYEFAFPDLFAFHDAPTPIEQKLFIMFQQHRMRAFQGAFHANPDYAFWYGWSELKQSLTEIQYLGDVLRKNRRTETPAAGGR from the coding sequence ATGAACATCCCGGGCCGATTCCCGCTTCTGTTTCCATGGACCCTGGCGCTCCTGTACTGCGCCCTCCCGGCCGCCGCGTCGGAGTGCGTGGATTGCCACGCCACGACCTCGCCCGGCATCGTCAACGACTGGAAGATCAGCCGGCACGGGGCGATCGGGCTGGATTGCGCCGCCTGCCACGGAAACCTGCACCATTCGGCGGCCGACGCGGCCCTGGCCCGGATCCCCGGGCCCGAAACCTGCGCCCCCTGCCATGCCGAACGCGTCCGGCAGTACAAAGCGGGAAAGCATGCCCTCGCCTGGGCGGCGATGAAGTCCATGCCCACGATGCATTGGCAGCCGGCCGGGGCCACCGAGGGTGTGAAGGGCTGCGGGGGATGCCATAAGATCGGAGTGAAAACCGAGGACGACCTCCGGCTGATCAAACAGGACTCCCCCGGGTTCGGCACCGCGTCCTGCGACGCCTGTCACACGAGGCACACTTTTTCGGTCGTGGAAGCGCGGCAGCCGCAGGCCTGCCGGACCTGCCACATGGGCTTCGACCACGCGCAATGGGAGATGTATTCGGCCTCCAAGCACGGCGTGCGCTTGCTGCTGAAACAGGGCGGCGTGCTGCCGGATACCGCTGCGGCGCCGGCGTGCCAGACCTGCCACATGCCGGAGGGCAATCACGAGGTGCGCACCGCCTGGGGCTTCCTCGGCCTTCGCTTCCCCATGCCGGAGGACCCTCAATGGGAGGAGGACGTTTCCACCATCCTGCAGGCGCTCCATATCCTGGGGGAGGATAAAAACACCACCAGCCGCCTGCTGGTAGTCCAGGGCGCCCAGATGGCGCGCCTCAACCGGGAGGAATGGCAGCGGGAAAGGGACCGGATGCTGGCCGCGTGCAGCCGGTGCCACAGCGGGAATTTTGCCCGGGGCGAGCTGGCCAAGGGCGATTTCATGATACGCGAAGCCGATCGCGTGATGGCGGAGGCGATCCGGACCGTCGCGGCGCTTTACCGGGACGGCATCCTGGAAAAGCCTGAAAGCTACGAGTTTGCGTTCCCCGACCTGTTCGCCTTTCACGATGCCCCCACCCCGATCGAACAGAAGCTCTTCATCATGTTCCAGCAGCATCGGATGCGCGCGTTTCAGGGTGCGTTCCACGCCAACCCCGATTACGCCTTCTGGTATGGATGGAGCGAATTGAAGCAGAGCCTGACCGAAATCCAATACCTAGGTGATGTCCTGCGAAAAAACCGCCGGACGGAAACGCCGGCCGCAGGGGGCCGATGA
- a CDS encoding zinc-ribbon domain-containing protein has product MLVWTVLVLCGTGLLLQDSVSEYAYYRFGLSLRKEEWSFLFMGLVNAAYALILLLKLTAAVWRRFKAPPGGSVSRLAREWVVWLLILFCAAGLCLTEGEDISAFFLIAANAVYVLVLLIRMFAALARGQRKPEGRVRHPGAPTIPSRPIDPETASPARPKYCSACGAGLEPGDRYCPQCGQELSGPSPEGEPA; this is encoded by the coding sequence ATGCTCGTATGGACCGTCCTTGTCCTGTGCGGAACCGGCCTGCTGCTGCAGGACAGCGTCAGCGAGTACGCCTATTACCGGTTCGGCCTCTCCTTGCGCAAGGAGGAGTGGAGCTTCCTGTTTATGGGCCTGGTCAATGCCGCCTATGCCCTGATCCTCCTGCTGAAGCTGACTGCGGCCGTGTGGCGCCGGTTCAAGGCGCCCCCCGGCGGGAGTGTGAGCCGCCTGGCGCGCGAATGGGTCGTGTGGTTGTTGATCCTTTTCTGCGCAGCCGGGCTATGCCTGACCGAAGGCGAGGATATCAGCGCCTTTTTCCTGATCGCGGCGAATGCGGTTTATGTCCTGGTCCTGCTGATCCGGATGTTCGCGGCCCTGGCCCGCGGGCAAAGGAAGCCGGAAGGGCGGGTCCGCCACCCCGGCGCCCCGACCATCCCCTCCCGGCCGATCGACCCGGAGACCGCCTCCCCGGCGCGCCCGAAATACTGTTCCGCCTGCGGCGCCGGACTGGAGCCGGGGGACCGTTACTGTCCGCAATGCGGCCAAGAGCTTTCCGGACCCTCCCCGGAAGGGGAACCGGCATGA